DNA from Bacteroidales bacterium:
GGAGCAGCGGCTCTTACTCCTACAATTCCGGGGCGACCTTCACCGTCGGCATTTCCTGCCCAAACACCCACAACATATTCAGGAGTTACACCTATTGCCCAAGCATCTCTGAAACCGAAACTCGTACCAGTTTTCCATGCAATGCGTTCCGAAGATTGAAACATTTCCCAATTATTATCATCATCAGGTCGTTCAACATCCAACATGGCTTGAAAAGTTAAATAAATTGCAGATGCAGAAAAATATGAACTGTTTTCAAAATGTTGCCAATCTTCGTCAATATTTCTTTGTTGTTTATCTTTCAAAATATAAACAGGCGGGTGAAAATCATTTTTATCGTATTGATAACCGTATTCTTCATAATGATTTAAAGTTCGAGCCATTGACGCATAAATTCCGCAAATATCCCATAAAGTTCCTTCGCAACCGCCGAGTATTAACGATAAACCGTAATAATCGGCATTATTATGCAAAGTAGTCATTCCGATGTCTTCGAGTTTTTTGTATAACTTTTTGTTTCCGTATTCTCGCAACATTATTACGGCAGGAATATTAAGAGAACGAGCCAAAGCTTTATGTGCGGGAACTGCACCGTCATATCCTCTGCTGTAATTCTTCGGTGTATAACCGCCTATTCTTGTAGGAATATCATAAATTAAAGTATTAGGCAAAATCTCTCCTTCCGTAAGCATGGATGCATACAGAAAAGGTTTTAAAATACTTCCTGTGCTTCTTTCGGAAGTTATAATATCAACAGAATTTTCATTAGAATTATCCGAAAAATCATTAATATTTCCGATATATGCCGATACATCTCCGGTTTCAACTTCGATTACCAAAACGGCTAAATTATTTATTTGATTTCCTGAAAGTCTTCTGTGATGTCTTTTAACTATCTCATTTACTTTCTCTTGCAAATCAGATTTTAAAGTTGTTTTTACTACTTTACTTCCTTCATTTTTTACTTTCATTAAAAGATGCCTCGAAATTGACGGGAATGACTTTGTGATTTCAGGCACTTCTTCTTCCTTTGCCAATTCATAAGTTTCTATATCAATTATATCTTTTTCGTATAAGCGTTTTAAAAGTCTGTTGCGTTTTTTAAAAAGAGCATTTCGGTTTCTGCCGGGATGAATTAATGCCGGAGCATTAGGTAAAACAGCCAAAGTTGCCGCTTGTGCCCAAGACAGTTTATCTGAATTTACACCGAAATATCGCCAAGATGCAGCATCAATTCCTACGACATTCCCGCCAAAAGGTGCATGAGATGCATACATTGCAAGAATTTCAGTTTTGGAATAAGAAAATTCTAAACGAGTTGCCAGAATAATTTCAATAATTTTTTCCCAAACAGTTCGTTTTTTGCCTTTCCGGGAAAGCCTGATTACTTGCATAGTTATTGTACTTCCTCCGCTTATTACTTTACCTGCCGATAAATTTTGTTTTATTGCTCTTCCGAGACTTATTATATCAACACCCCAATGATATCTAAATCTTTTATCCTCAAAAGTAATAATTGCTTCTTTAAACTTATCGGGTACTTTTTCCGTGAGGGGAAAACGATATTGTCCGTCTTCGGCAATATGAGCACCGAGTAATTCTCCGTTGCAATCTTTAATAACGGTGCAATACGGGTCGTTAAATAACTGCGAAGGAAGTATTTGCCAATAAATTATTATCAGAAGTAATATGACTGATAATTTTAATATTTTTTTTACTTTTTTGGGCAT
Protein-coding regions in this window:
- the pbpC gene encoding penicillin-binding protein 1C; the protein is MPKKVKKILKLSVILLLIIIYWQILPSQLFNDPYCTVIKDCNGELLGAHIAEDGQYRFPLTEKVPDKFKEAIITFEDKRFRYHWGVDIISLGRAIKQNLSAGKVISGGSTITMQVIRLSRKGKKRTVWEKIIEIILATRLEFSYSKTEILAMYASHAPFGGNVVGIDAASWRYFGVNSDKLSWAQAATLAVLPNAPALIHPGRNRNALFKKRNRLLKRLYEKDIIDIETYELAKEEEVPEITKSFPSISRHLLMKVKNEGSKVVKTTLKSDLQEKVNEIVKRHHRRLSGNQINNLAVLVIEVETGDVSAYIGNINDFSDNSNENSVDIITSERSTGSILKPFLYASMLTEGEILPNTLIYDIPTRIGGYTPKNYSRGYDGAVPAHKALARSLNIPAVIMLREYGNKKLYKKLEDIGMTTLHNNADYYGLSLILGGCEGTLWDICGIYASMARTLNHYEEYGYQYDKNDFHPPVYILKDKQQRNIDEDWQHFENSSYFSASAIYLTFQAMLDVERPDDDNNWEMFQSSERIAWKTGTSFGFRDAWAIGVTPEYVVGVWAGNADGEGRPGIVGVRAAAPVLFDVFDILPDAQNWFTMPEQDMIKAEICKKSGHLASLVCDDTEEMWIPSTGNRTDVCPYHTLIYLDETEQYRVNGNCESVSNIVSKPWFILPPSVEFYYKKRNASYKYLPPYRYDCSNNIEQTNKDMELIYPFHNSKIYVPVDLDGKLGKTVFEAAHRNKKTTIFWYVDSKLVGKTIKIHQIELSPKEGEHILTLVDEKGEKLIKKFEITGRNK